Below is a window of Xylanivirga thermophila DNA.
GAGATCCAATTCCATATATAATATAGATGCAAACATTATATATACATTTTACAGGGGAAGTGCATCTAAGGTGCAGATGTTTTCAACCGATTGCCAAAAGATGATATTTTCTAATAATGGAGTTATAAAGCTTATAGACTACTCTGGTAGGGATATAGTATTAGAAGATACAGCACATCCAAATCTTGATACCTCATATACATGGCTTAATAGTGAGGAAATAATAAAAGTTATTCAAGAGGATGATTCTGTTATAAGCATTATAAGTATACATCTAAAGGATGGTACGGAATCGGTTTTGTTTGAAATGCCATATAAGACCAGTTAAAAATATAAAAGGTGAATTATACGTGTAGGTAGAATTCACCTTTTATAAAGTATTATTTCAAGAATCCCTCTAGTATTATATCTTCTGCTTCTTTTTGTGAATAACCAAGGGATTGAAGCTTTAAAAGCTGTTCTGAAGCTATTTTGCCAATGGCTGCTTCATGTATAAGTTGTGCATCGGCATGGTAAGCAGATATTTCAGGTATTGAGCTTACGTTGGCATTGTCCATTATGATGGAATCACATTGTATATGGCCCCTGCATCGATTTTTACCTAAAAGATTTAGATTAAATACCTGCTTGGAATTTCCCTGGGCTACAGATCGTGATATTATCTGTGCCGAAGAATCTTCACCTAAAAGTTCTACATTTATAATGGAATAGGCCTCCTGATCATCTGAGGTAAGGAGCCTTTCTGTTACTATAAGGCGGGCATTTTTATGAAGCTTTACCCGGGTATCCCTTTTCGTATAATCTACTCCCTTTATCTGTACCAGCTCAAGTTCAGCTACACCATCTTCCTCTACTTCCACATAGGTAACAGGATTTAAGATTCTCTTGCCAGTACCCTGGCCTTGCCCGTAATGTTTTTCTACGTATTTCATGCGTGCTCCTTTGTGCACTACAAATTCATGTACGCCATCGTGTTCGGCGGTTTCATTGCCCGGGTTGTGTATGCCACATCCTGCTACTACTAAAACATCGGAACCTTCACCTATATCAAAACTGTTATATACCATATCATTCATACCACTAGCAGAGAGTATGACTGGTATATGCACGCTCTGCTTTTTGGTACCCGGTTTTACTATAATATCTATACCAGGTTTATCTTTTTTGGGAATAATATCTATATTAGCTGTGCTATTGCGTCCTAGAGCTTTACCATTTTTACGAATATTATATGCGCCCTGGGGTACATCATGAAGTCCAGCTACCTGCTCAAGAATTTGCTTGTCTATAGTATTCAGCATTAAAACCAGCCCCCTTTTCGCAACCTTGTTTACATAGGCAATTTGCATCTTGATCTATTTTAGAGAAAAAGTTTGTTTTGTTGGTCCTATCGATTACTTCTCCATCATTCATCACTATTACTTCATCAGCTAAATTGAGGATGCGTTCTTGATGGGATATTATTATTATTGTAGTATCGCTTCTCCTATGCATCTTTTCAAAGGTTTCAGCAAGCCTTTGGAAACTCCATAGGTCTATGCCTGCTTCTGGCTCATCAAACAGTGCTACTTTGAGGTCCCTTGCTATTACGCTGGCAAGTTCTATACGTTTTAACTCACCGCCTGACAAACTCCCATCTATTTCTCTGCTTAAATAGTCCTGTGCACATAATCCAACATCCATTAAAAGATCACATAAAGCAGTGACGTTTTTACCATTTCTAGACGATAACTCTAAAAGCTTCCGTACTGTTATACCTTTAA
It encodes the following:
- a CDS encoding ABC transporter ATP-binding protein — its product is MLDIKDVSLTIDDEEGQVDILKNINLTLDSGKIYVITGPNGSGKSSLAKTIMGIYTPTSGNLIFNGQDITQMDISERANLGLGYAFQQPPRFKGITVRKLLELSSRNGKNVTALCDLLMDVGLCAQDYLSREIDGSLSGGELKRIELASVIARDLKVALFDEPEAGIDLWSFQRLAETFEKMHRRSDTTIIIISHQERILNLADEVIVMNDGEVIDRTNKTNFFSKIDQDANCLCKQGCEKGAGFNAEYYRQANS
- a CDS encoding SufB/SufD family protein, giving the protein MLNTIDKQILEQVAGLHDVPQGAYNIRKNGKALGRNSTANIDIIPKKDKPGIDIIVKPGTKKQSVHIPVILSASGMNDMVYNSFDIGEGSDVLVVAGCGIHNPGNETAEHDGVHEFVVHKGARMKYVEKHYGQGQGTGKRILNPVTYVEVEEDGVAELELVQIKGVDYTKRDTRVKLHKNARLIVTERLLTSDDQEAYSIINVELLGEDSSAQIISRSVAQGNSKQVFNLNLLGKNRCRGHIQCDSIIMDNANVSSIPEISAYHADAQLIHEAAIGKIASEQLLKLQSLGYSQKEAEDIILEGFLK